In Archangium violaceum, the following are encoded in one genomic region:
- a CDS encoding alpha/beta fold hydrolase encodes MFRRMVVMGVVAMGVAAWAAESSPPPSKPQGPSPSRSGHLPINGLKLYYEVYGELGKSKTAPLLLIPGAFLSTDSMKPWVAAFAAKRSVIVFDQQGHGRTADTSRKMSYEQFGDDAAALLRALKVERADVMGYSQGGGVALQLALRHPTLVNKLVSLSATYRKDGWYPAVFKAIGGLSAEVFAGSPVEAAFKKHTADPKAFEAYIEKMKVLNINDQNITDAQMRAISAKTMVIVGDADGVKLEHAVAMFKLRGGGDEEAAATGMLTKVPAARLVILPATSHIGISGETKVLESMVTPFLEDAPPANPSLW; translated from the coding sequence ATGTTTCGACGAATGGTGGTGATGGGAGTTGTTGCCATGGGGGTGGCGGCGTGGGCTGCGGAGTCGTCGCCTCCACCGTCCAAGCCGCAAGGACCGAGCCCTTCACGCAGTGGCCATCTGCCCATCAACGGCTTGAAGCTCTACTACGAAGTGTACGGAGAGCTGGGCAAGTCCAAGACAGCTCCGTTGCTGTTGATTCCTGGGGCTTTCCTATCCACCGACTCAATGAAGCCTTGGGTGGCGGCCTTCGCTGCGAAGCGTTCGGTGATTGTCTTTGATCAACAGGGCCACGGTCGAACCGCGGACACGTCGCGGAAGATGTCTTACGAGCAGTTCGGCGATGACGCTGCGGCATTGCTGCGGGCCCTGAAGGTGGAGCGCGCGGATGTGATGGGCTACTCTCAAGGTGGAGGGGTGGCGCTGCAGCTGGCGTTGCGTCACCCCACGCTCGTCAACAAGCTCGTCTCGCTGTCCGCCACCTATCGTAAGGACGGTTGGTACCCTGCGGTGTTCAAGGCGATTGGGGGCCTGAGCGCCGAGGTGTTCGCAGGCTCTCCAGTCGAAGCAGCGTTCAAGAAGCACACGGCTGATCCCAAGGCGTTCGAGGCCTACATCGAGAAGATGAAGGTGTTGAACATCAACGACCAGAACATCACCGACGCTCAGATGCGCGCCATTTCAGCCAAGACGATGGTCATCGTGGGTGATGCGGATGGCGTGAAGCTGGAACACGCGGTGGCGATGTTCAAGCTGCGGGGCGGAGGCGATGAGGAGGCGGCCGCGACTGGGATGCTCACGAAGGTTCCTGCGGCGCGGTTGGTGATCCTCCCCGCGACCTCTCATATTGGGATCTCAGGGGAGACGAAGGTACTCGAATCGATGGTGACGCCTTTCTTGGAGGACGCGCCTCCCGCCAACCCCTCTCTTTGGTAG
- a CDS encoding VOC family protein, translated as MAKVTGIGGVFFKSTKDHKALAAWYQRHLGIQLEPWGGGILKWPDDKAEDKGLTVWHVAEKDSDWFSPSTSSFMINYRVDNLDELLAQLRKGGVEVVKGPESHENGKFAWIMDPDGNKVELWEPMLWDEKNKKA; from the coding sequence ATGGCAAAGGTCACAGGCATCGGCGGCGTCTTCTTCAAATCCACGAAGGACCACAAGGCGCTCGCCGCCTGGTACCAGAGGCACCTCGGCATTCAGCTCGAGCCCTGGGGCGGCGGAATTCTGAAGTGGCCCGACGACAAGGCCGAGGACAAGGGCCTCACCGTCTGGCACGTCGCGGAGAAGGACAGCGACTGGTTCAGCCCGAGCACGTCGTCCTTCATGATCAACTACCGCGTCGACAACCTCGACGAGCTGCTCGCGCAGCTCCGCAAGGGCGGAGTAGAAGTCGTGAAGGGCCCCGAGAGCCACGAGAACGGCAAGTTCGCGTGGATCATGGATCCGGACGGCAACAAGGTGGAGCTGTGGGAGCCCATGCTCTGGGACGAGAAGAACAAGAAGGCGTGA
- a CDS encoding kelch repeat-containing protein → MARPEEEVTRALPAAPAVPEDIDVCVSGKVLVVGGQNNESPQGLASAELYDPATNTWSTVATMPHPRYDELAATVLASSQVLVTGGRSSARSAPSSSGGSSRRASRGRVDEGAHAAIAAQADLP, encoded by the coding sequence GTGGCTCGCCCGGAAGAGGAGGTCACCCGCGCCCTTCCGGCAGCTCCCGCGGTTCCAGAGGACATAGACGTATGCGTCTCGGGCAAGGTGCTCGTCGTGGGCGGACAGAACAACGAGTCTCCCCAGGGCCTCGCCTCGGCCGAGCTCTATGACCCGGCCACCAACACCTGGAGCACCGTGGCCACCATGCCCCATCCCCGCTACGACGAGCTGGCGGCCACCGTGCTCGCCTCCAGCCAGGTGCTCGTCACCGGGGGGCGGTCGAGCGCGAGAAGCGCGCCCTCGAGCAGCGGCGGCAGCTCAAGGCGCGCATCGCGCGGTAGAGTCGACGAAGGGGCGCACGCCGCG